One Candidatus Aquicultor sp. DNA segment encodes these proteins:
- a CDS encoding metallophosphoesterase: MVRIAAVGDVHAQRGNVQMLQAGFTNIHTKADVLAIAGDLTAHGLADEAKYLVESLADARIPVVTVLGNHDYHMRQQEDIAQVLLDGGITVLDGQTTVIQVDNETIGFVGTKGFGGGFGIRALPDFGEEIFRLMYREGVNEAERIRRGLLSLESDYRIVLLHYSPIKDTLFGEPPEVYAFLGASIMAEPIDKLGADLVFHGHAHYGSEKGITAGGVPVRNVALPTMGRPYGIFPLSK, encoded by the coding sequence ATGGTGCGAATCGCCGCCGTCGGTGACGTGCATGCCCAGCGGGGTAATGTGCAAATGCTCCAGGCGGGCTTTACAAATATTCATACCAAGGCCGATGTGCTGGCGATTGCCGGCGACCTCACCGCGCACGGCCTTGCCGACGAGGCAAAATATCTGGTCGAATCCCTAGCGGACGCACGGATTCCGGTGGTTACCGTGCTGGGAAACCACGATTACCATATGCGCCAACAAGAAGACATCGCCCAGGTTCTTCTTGATGGGGGCATTACCGTTCTCGACGGGCAAACCACCGTTATCCAGGTAGATAATGAAACGATCGGATTTGTAGGAACCAAGGGCTTTGGCGGCGGGTTCGGTATCAGGGCGCTTCCCGATTTTGGTGAAGAGATATTTCGCTTGATGTATCGGGAAGGCGTCAACGAAGCGGAGCGCATCCGTCGTGGCTTATTGTCTCTGGAGAGCGATTATCGCATTGTCTTGCTGCACTACTCGCCGATCAAAGATACACTGTTCGGCGAGCCCCCCGAGGTGTACGCTTTCCTCGGCGCATCGATTATGGCCGAACCGATCGACAAACTCGGGGCCGACCTGGTCTTTCACGGGCACGCGCACTACGGCAGCGAGAAGGGTATTACGGCTGGCGGCGTGCCGGTTCGAAATGTCGCTTTGCCGACCATGGGGCGTCCGTACGGTATCTTTCCCCTCAGTAAATAA
- a CDS encoding serine/threonine-protein kinase, whose amino-acid sequence MNSKTDDLLLNRYEIISKLGSGGFSDVYKAFDTRMEREVAIKRIRLQRNSAERVLREARTVALLNHPNIVTMHEFEEDGDACYLIMELIEGVPLSEVIAQEAPLAQHETIAIAIEICRALEAAHANGIVHRDIKPDNVMILYDGRLKVMDFGIARIKGASTATSGDIIGTFAYMSPEQTRGELVDERSDIFSLGTVLYEMLTKRAPFSGGTVPETLHCVQTVEPPPPSTFNQAVSPELDACVMTALAKDIYSRYPKAADLREHLEYIRTSITPADVILAGLADRCAYAEDEDQIDLDDIETWRTRLWHGISERSTVIARTSVAAALAYPFLPILHEWFGIPTGVAGFAATIIFLAVLLHPEYGIGISFLMLALATLRQSFGLSIILALTLGPYWYVISRRWPLISVAPVGGVACGLLKLPFVFPILSGLLARPLAAAAGAGLGCLLFELTTIFLPHSAMPELIKSYGVWEAIRGDFNPVHVASLIIAPFIKYPLLLLQPFLWAAVGWFTSIVRGSRRWASATIAGFVALVMGYQSLLSKFGSSQFDTGALMQALSFSLIILLLLLIFRPPAWEADVEPEIVDEYADESTSEVVS is encoded by the coding sequence ATGAACTCTAAGACGGACGACCTCCTACTAAACCGATACGAAATTATCTCTAAGCTCGGTAGCGGCGGCTTCTCCGATGTCTACAAAGCTTTTGATACCCGCATGGAACGAGAAGTCGCTATTAAGCGCATCCGGTTGCAGCGAAATTCTGCCGAGCGGGTATTGCGCGAGGCGCGAACCGTTGCGCTCTTAAACCACCCCAATATCGTCACCATGCATGAGTTTGAGGAAGACGGCGACGCGTGTTATCTCATCATGGAGCTTATCGAGGGCGTACCGCTCTCCGAAGTAATCGCCCAGGAAGCGCCGCTTGCCCAGCACGAGACGATCGCCATCGCCATTGAGATCTGCAGGGCGCTCGAGGCGGCGCACGCCAACGGGATCGTCCACCGTGATATTAAACCGGATAATGTGATGATTCTCTATGACGGGCGCTTGAAAGTTATGGATTTCGGAATCGCCCGTATCAAGGGCGCTTCAACCGCGACCAGCGGAGATATCATCGGAACATTCGCCTATATGTCCCCCGAACAAACGCGGGGCGAGCTTGTTGACGAGCGAAGCGACATCTTTTCGCTCGGAACGGTTTTATACGAGATGCTGACCAAACGCGCGCCCTTTAGCGGCGGTACTGTCCCCGAAACGTTGCACTGCGTCCAGACCGTCGAGCCGCCCCCGCCGAGCACGTTTAACCAGGCGGTCAGCCCCGAGCTCGACGCCTGCGTGATGACGGCTTTAGCGAAAGATATATACTCGCGCTATCCAAAGGCAGCCGATTTAAGAGAGCATTTAGAATACATCCGAACCAGCATTACGCCGGCCGATGTTATTCTCGCAGGATTGGCCGACCGGTGCGCCTATGCCGAAGACGAGGACCAGATTGATTTAGATGACATTGAGACGTGGCGGACCAGATTGTGGCATGGGATTAGCGAGCGCTCAACCGTTATCGCGAGAACCTCGGTCGCCGCGGCGCTGGCATATCCGTTTTTACCGATACTGCACGAATGGTTCGGCATACCGACCGGTGTCGCCGGTTTTGCCGCGACGATTATTTTCCTTGCGGTGCTCCTGCACCCGGAATACGGTATCGGTATTTCGTTTCTCATGCTGGCGCTAGCCACGCTGCGCCAATCCTTTGGCTTATCTATTATCCTGGCGCTCACCCTCGGGCCATACTGGTACGTTATCTCGCGCCGGTGGCCGCTTATCTCCGTTGCGCCGGTCGGCGGTGTAGCATGCGGGCTCCTTAAATTGCCGTTTGTATTTCCGATTCTTTCAGGCTTGCTCGCCCGCCCTCTCGCGGCGGCAGCCGGCGCCGGCCTTGGCTGTTTACTCTTTGAACTGACGACGATTTTCTTGCCGCATAGCGCAATGCCCGAACTCATCAAAAGCTACGGCGTGTGGGAGGCGATCCGGGGTGACTTCAACCCGGTGCATGTCGCGAGCTTGATTATAGCACCATTTATTAAATATCCTCTTTTGCTTCTACAGCCGTTTCTCTGGGCCGCCGTCGGCTGGTTTACGTCGATAGTGCGCGGCTCACGCCGTTGGGCCAGCGCGACCATTGCGGGGTTCGTCGCCCTAGTTATGGGTTACCAGAGCTTGCTAAGCAAGTTCGGTAGCAGCCAATTTGATACGGGCGCCTTGATGCAGGCTCTGTCATTTTCACTTATAATACTTTTACTGCTTCTCATCTTCCGGCCCCCGGCATGGGAAGCAGATGTGGAACCGGAAATTGTGGACGAATACGCTGATGAGTCCACGTCGGAGGTAGTTTCGTGA
- a CDS encoding FHA domain-containing protein yields MFNEVTLALQAALIVLLYLFVFVTVRVIARDTSSMSQVAPKATRVIDEQADLLVTNAGNGSASYPIYEQLLIGRSPDCDIVLEDSFVSGHHARVYRTSSTYWLEDLHSTNGTMYKGTQIEQPIELAKGSEFSIGQNAFQLICS; encoded by the coding sequence ATGTTTAATGAAGTAACGCTCGCCCTGCAAGCAGCGCTGATTGTGCTTCTTTATCTCTTCGTGTTTGTTACAGTTCGAGTTATCGCACGCGACACGAGCTCCATGTCTCAGGTCGCGCCAAAAGCAACGAGGGTTATCGATGAGCAAGCTGATCTTTTGGTGACCAATGCCGGCAACGGGAGTGCAAGCTACCCGATTTACGAACAACTTCTGATCGGGCGCAGTCCCGATTGTGATATCGTTCTTGAAGACAGCTTTGTCTCCGGGCACCACGCGCGCGTGTACCGCACGTCGTCCACGTATTGGCTCGAAGACTTGCATAGCACGAACGGTACGATGTATAAAGGTACGCAGATCGAACAACCTATCGAACTCGCCAAAGGCAGCGAGTTCAGTATTGGCCAAAACGCGTTTCAACTTATATGCTCATGA
- a CDS encoding Stp1/IreP family PP2C-type Ser/Thr phosphatase, which translates to MRFFAVTDVGKKRTLNEDNYIADGTIFAVADGMGGHRAGEVASAMALDALHFGLTKRSKESVGERLVESIKRANKKVHETAVRDTDHRGMGTTLTVAVAHDDATLYVGHVGDSRLYLLRDGLLKQLTTDHSLVAQMVASGHLKPEEAEVHPQRSVITRAIGSEVDVKIDTFTQEVLPNDRYLLCTDGLSGMLTDDVIAEVLRDHSDIQDAARELVSWANDRGGNDNITVIMFEPGENQTSFLSRLLRPGR; encoded by the coding sequence ATGAGATTCTTTGCAGTTACTGACGTCGGTAAAAAGAGAACGCTAAACGAAGACAACTATATCGCTGATGGCACGATTTTTGCTGTCGCTGACGGTATGGGCGGGCACCGTGCGGGCGAAGTGGCAAGCGCGATGGCGCTCGATGCCTTGCACTTTGGGCTCACCAAGCGTAGCAAAGAATCGGTCGGGGAGCGGCTCGTCGAATCCATCAAACGAGCGAATAAAAAAGTACACGAGACGGCGGTGCGCGATACCGACCACCGTGGTATGGGTACCACACTTACCGTTGCAGTCGCGCACGATGATGCTACGCTCTATGTCGGCCATGTCGGCGACAGTAGGCTTTACCTGCTTCGCGATGGTTTATTAAAGCAGCTTACCACCGATCACTCACTGGTTGCACAGATGGTAGCGAGCGGGCACCTGAAACCGGAAGAGGCCGAAGTCCACCCGCAGCGCAGCGTGATCACCCGGGCAATCGGCAGCGAAGTAGATGTTAAGATCGATACCTTTACCCAAGAAGTGTTGCCGAATGACCGCTATTTGCTCTGCACCGATGGGTTATCGGGCATGCTCACAGACGATGTGATCGCCGAGGTTCTGCGCGACCACAGCGACATCCAAGACGCCGCACGGGAGCTCGTATCCTGGGCAAACGATCGTGGCGGCAACGATAATATCACGGTAATTATGTTTGAGCCGGGAGAAAATCAAACAAGTTTTTTAAGCCGCCTTCTACGGCCGGGACGGTGA
- a CDS encoding FtsW/RodA/SpoVE family cell cycle protein, whose amino-acid sequence MPVLELVGFLAAAFIAIHIALRIFLKEADPVLLPLAACLTGIGLTMIWRLKPDLGPAQSTWLLTSTVALIVAIGFFKRYQTLKDYKYTWAILGIILLFAPIFVGAERGGARLWIDFGPISFQPAEIAKILFVLFLAAYLGEKRELLSVSTRRAYGMWLPEPKHLAPVVIMWLISLSILVLERDLGTSLLFFGLFLAMLYVATGRTMYVTFGLVLFAGGALACYFMFSHVQTRVDIWLNPWADPAGKGYQVVQSLFAIASGGLTGTGLGLGHPTLIPAVQTDFIFSAVAEELGLLGGLAVIVMYLLFVARGLKAALVAHDDFGRLVAVGLSCVFGLQAFSIIGGVTKFIPLTGVTLPFMSYGGSSILMNFILLGLLLTISARAGVRS is encoded by the coding sequence GTGCCTGTTCTTGAGCTCGTCGGCTTTCTCGCAGCCGCCTTTATCGCGATACATATCGCGCTACGCATTTTTCTTAAAGAAGCCGATCCTGTCTTATTACCCTTGGCTGCGTGCTTAACCGGTATCGGCCTGACCATGATCTGGCGCTTAAAGCCCGATCTGGGACCGGCACAATCTACATGGCTGCTTACCAGTACGGTAGCGCTGATTGTGGCGATCGGCTTTTTTAAGCGCTACCAAACGCTAAAAGATTATAAATATACCTGGGCGATTCTCGGTATTATTCTGCTGTTTGCACCGATTTTCGTCGGCGCCGAGCGCGGCGGCGCCCGGCTGTGGATCGATTTCGGGCCGATTTCATTTCAACCGGCGGAGATCGCCAAAATACTGTTTGTACTGTTCTTAGCTGCCTACCTGGGCGAAAAGCGCGAGCTGCTTTCGGTTTCGACCCGGCGGGCGTACGGCATGTGGCTGCCCGAGCCAAAACACTTAGCGCCAGTGGTCATCATGTGGCTTATATCGCTCAGCATCCTCGTGCTCGAGCGCGACCTTGGGACATCACTCCTGTTCTTCGGCCTGTTTCTTGCCATGCTCTACGTTGCGACCGGCCGGACGATGTATGTAACGTTTGGGCTCGTATTGTTTGCCGGTGGTGCGCTTGCGTGCTACTTTATGTTTTCGCACGTGCAAACTCGTGTCGATATCTGGCTTAACCCGTGGGCCGACCCGGCGGGCAAAGGGTATCAAGTTGTGCAATCCCTGTTTGCAATCGCAAGCGGTGGGCTCACCGGCACCGGGCTCGGGCTCGGCCATCCAACACTCATCCCGGCGGTACAAACCGATTTTATCTTCTCGGCGGTCGCTGAGGAGCTCGGGCTTCTCGGCGGGCTTGCGGTTATCGTCATGTACCTGCTTTTTGTCGCCCGAGGCCTCAAAGCCGCCCTGGTGGCACACGATGATTTTGGGCGCCTCGTCGCCGTCGGGCTCTCGTGCGTTTTTGGTCTGCAGGCCTTTTCAATCATTGGCGGCGTTACCAAGTTTATCCCGCTTACCGGCGTGACCCTTCCCTTTATGAGTTACGGCGGAAGTTCCATTTTGATGAACTTCATCCTGCTCGGACTATTGTTAACCATCTCGGCGAGGGCGGGTGTGCGCTCATGA
- a CDS encoding DUF3662 and FHA domain-containing protein: MSLLRDFENRLESIFEGFFAKQFKSGVQPVEIAKKLAREMDSNRTISVSKLYVPNRFTITVSEEDAKRLKQFEKDLVAELQSFLFSHAEEEGYDLLGRPRIEFTPSPELSLGEVIISSCLESCDTNEVAVPIEQTRVVRPIPYREKQAYLVRVTNDGETKIALDDRAMRIGRSADNHVVIPDPNVSRHHAQIDANGESYVLRDLNSTNGTLVNGSKVVSHVLKAGDQVTIGMTKFIFRSDAHV; encoded by the coding sequence GTGAGTTTGCTTCGCGATTTTGAAAACAGGCTCGAATCGATTTTCGAGGGATTTTTCGCCAAACAATTTAAATCCGGCGTGCAGCCGGTGGAAATAGCAAAAAAGCTGGCGCGGGAGATGGATTCCAACCGCACCATCAGCGTTTCGAAACTCTACGTACCCAATCGCTTTACGATTACAGTTAGCGAAGAGGACGCCAAGCGTCTCAAGCAATTCGAAAAAGACCTGGTGGCCGAGTTGCAAAGTTTCCTCTTCTCGCACGCCGAAGAAGAAGGGTACGATCTCCTCGGGCGTCCGCGAATCGAGTTCACGCCATCACCTGAACTCTCACTCGGTGAAGTAATAATTTCAAGCTGTCTGGAAAGCTGCGACACCAATGAGGTTGCCGTGCCAATAGAACAAACGCGCGTGGTAAGACCTATCCCTTATCGTGAGAAACAGGCATATCTAGTCCGGGTAACGAATGACGGTGAGACGAAAATCGCGCTCGATGATAGAGCGATGCGCATAGGGCGCTCGGCCGATAACCATGTCGTCATCCCCGATCCTAATGTTTCGCGGCACCATGCACAAATCGATGCCAACGGTGAGAGTTACGTGCTGCGCGATCTTAACAGCACGAACGGCACGTTAGTTAACGGATCGAAGGTGGTCTCGCATGTGCTGAAAGCCGGTGACCAGGTAACAATCGGCATGACCAAGTTCATCTTCAGGAGCGATGCGCATGTTTAA